GACCTTCCCCACGATCAACCGCTGGGAGAACGACCGCGCCAAGCCGTCGCCGCTGGCTCTGGAGAAGATCGAGAGTCTGCTGCGCAGCCTGGGGGACAAGGGCGAGGCCCTGCACAAAGTTTATTTTGGGAGGGAAGCGTAAGTATGGCCCAGCTTGAACATATCGAAGCCATTGAAAAGCGGCTCTGGAGCGCGGCGGATACCCTGCGGGCCAATTCCAACTACGCCAGTAATGAATATTTCCTGCCGGTCATGGGCCTGGTCTTCTTGCGCCATGCCTACAGCCGTTTTCTGAGCGTCAAGGACGCCGTCGAAGCTGGCCTGCCCACTCGCGGCGGCAAGACCCGGCCGTTGACCAAGGAGGATTTCTCGCAGAAGAGCGCCATCTTCCTGCAGCCCAAGGCCCAGTTCGACACGCTGGTGGCCATGCCCGACAGCGCCGACCGGGCCAAGGCGATCATCGACGCCATGGAGTCCATCGAGGCCGACTACGAGAACCTGCGCGGCGTGCTGCCCAAGAGCGAGTATCAGGAG
This genomic interval from Deltaproteobacteria bacterium contains the following:
- a CDS encoding XRE family transcriptional regulator translates to MVPPVHQIDSARRNPLDEQHSMARLVRELRELTGLTQEKFAARLGVTFPTINRWENDRAKPSPLALEKIESLLRSLGDKGEALHKVYFGREA